The genomic window GTTGCTCGGCTAGAGCTCTTGGGGTCCAGCCGTTACTGTCCTGCTTGTCAATGTCTGCTCCGTGTCTCAGTAACAACTCAACCATCTCAACGTTCCCGTCGCAGACAGCACGGTGCAGCGGAATGTTTCCATCTTTGGATGGCCTGTTTACATCGATGACATGCTTGAGTATCTGCTTGAGCAGTTCTATATTGTTTTCCTCAACTGCGATGCAAGCATATAAGCTTGTATCCCCGGATGATAGTTCTGCACCGCCCTTGACTAACAGATGCACAACCGTATCATGTTTCGCATATACAGCCTCCCATAGCGGAACCTTTCCTTCCGAATCTGGATGTTGGAAGAATTAAAGGCATAGTCAGCTAAGGGTATGATCAAACCTTAACAACTCTTCGGGATTGGTATCTGCAATTAATAAGGCACTCTTGTACTAGTCAAGAATAAAATTTTCCTGAAGGATAGATGCTAAAACATTTCAGAGGAATTATGCAGATGGTAGATTTGCTTCATTATGATGATGATCTATATAATAAGAAGGGACCATCATGGTTAGGCATACCCCTGGCATTTGGATCAGCTCCATATTCTAATAGAAGCTTGACACATTGCTCATTTCCTTTGGAAGCAGCTATGTGCTGTCGATCATGAAAATGAACAATGTCACTTTCCTGCTTAATAAAAATCTACAGAATAAAGAATACAGTTATGATGAGCATACTAACCAATGCTGTACGCCCATCTTGATCTGACTCATTTGGATCCAAATTACGCTTAAGTAGTTGATGCAACAAATGGTCATCTCCTCTAGTCACTGCAAAGCAGAGTGTAATTGGCAAATCCAGACGACCTCGAGCTAACATGCTCTCGATCTCCTTCAGAACACCTACCATTACGCCGTCTGTCTGCTCTTTTAGTAACTGCACCAAAAAAGGGGATCTTAATAAGTCCTAGAACAATCCTTGATGGTATTGCAGTTGTTCTTAAGCAAACAGCATTTTGTAAGGCATTGTCATCGTCGTTGGTTATGGCTGGGAGCATCAGAGGAAATTAACTTGAGATAGACCCCATAATGCAACTTAAGGATCTTAGGTGAGCTAGCGATGATTTGAGAATTGAAGTTTCAATTTCACACATTGTTGATGCAGGTTCTAGTAGTGTTGCTCACGATCTTAACAAGAAAGATCTAACAGAGTCCGTAATGTGCAATTTTGATAGGAGAAAAGATAATTGTGAAGAGTAATATGGGCAGTAAACCTGAATAAGGTTGTTCATGATGATAGTTCCATCTCCAACATTGGATTGAACAATGCTGAGAAAGGCCGTACGATTCATCCGTAGAAGCTGACATAAGGATCTTGTCCGGACAGTGAATAATTGAGGCCTATAGCAAAGAACCCCAATTTCTCCAATAACCTCTCCTGACTTGGCCACTCCAACCACCTGGAGATTACCAAATACCAGTATATCATTTTTAAGGACCATTTGATGCATAAATTTACTTCAAGTTCAGCACCAAAGCAACACAGGACTTACCTGTTCTGCACCATGTTCCGCACCATTTGGAACCTCTACTAATTCCTGAAAAAAGCGACATGTTTATTGATTGTTAAAATGACACACACTTTTTTTTGGGTGTTATAAAACTACTATCAGTATAACTACCTTTTTTATCTATATTCTTCTCATACATAACTATATTAACTAGGAAATACAAAGGATAAGAAAAATAGTATTCTTACCACACTACCAGAAACTAAAATGTAGAAGTCAGTGGGTGCTTCATTCTGCAAAATGACATCCTCCCTAGGTGGAAAATATTCGGCTTTCATCTCCGAAACCTTCAAAAGGGACCATGCAAAATGACAACATAAGCAAACGTTCAGGGAGTAATTACCTGAAGGAAAGACCAAAGAATTACCACGGCCTCACCAGTTGAAAAATCAGATCATTAGATACTCCTTGAAACAAGTAAATGTTTTGAACCAGATTGAGGAACAGATATTGCGAAATGCTGGATCTAATAGCCTTAGGCAGCGCATCAAGTGTCTCTTGTTGTTGAAGACCTTCAGAATCTGTCCTGAACTTTAAGCTAAGATGTGATATCATCTGATCTTGCAACCGAGGTGGTAGCTGATTCCTAAGTGCAAAGCTGGTTGCTGCTTGAATTGTATCCCGCTTTAGtcgaaaagagaaaaagaaaaaagatctcaGAGTCGAGTATTAAAATAACTATccaacgtactccctccgttcggaattacttgtcacaaaaatggatgtatctacaactaaaatgcatctagatacattcattttttggacgagtaattccgaacggagggagtatatatcaacCAAAGGTTAGTCAAAGTCAAACGAAACTCACATATTTTCGAGTACGGCTGGTGCCGTGGACAACCAAGTTGGTCATGTTGCCAATCAAATAAGCAGTCAGTCCAAGGTTAAAGAACATGTAGAAAATGTTGAAAATCATCTCCCTTATGTTCTCCGCATGATAATCCCCATAACCCACAGTGGTAAGCGTGGTGATTGACCAATATACTGATGTTACGTAGCGAATCCACAAGCCCTTGGAATGAAAATCTGGCATGGTATTGCCAATCCATGTTTCCTTTGGGTCCGGGTACCTATCAGCAAGGAGATAGTAGAAGCATGCTGCACAGTGCACGGCAAAAAGTGTGACCTACAAGATAAAATGTAAGGA from Triticum aestivum cultivar Chinese Spring chromosome 3B, IWGSC CS RefSeq v2.1, whole genome shotgun sequence includes these protein-coding regions:
- the LOC123070226 gene encoding potassium channel AKT1 isoform X2, which codes for MGGVCSFDHVYRRPLRLWETFLIVLVVYSAWVSPFEFGFIRIPTGGLAATDNAVNAIFAVDIILTFFVAYLDRLTYLLEDDPKRIAWRYATSWLVLDVASTIPSEIARRMLPSKLRSYGFFNMLRLWRLRRVSSLFARLEKDRHFNYFWVRCAKLICVTLFAVHCAACFYYLLADRYPDPKETWIGNTMPDFHSKGLWIRYVTSVYWSITTLTTVGYGDYHAENIREMIFNIFYMFFNLGLTAYLIGNMTNLVVHGTSRTRKYRDTIQAATSFALRNQLPPRLQDQMISHLSLKFRTDSEGLQQQETLDALPKAIRSSISQYLFLNLVQNIYLFQGVSNDLIFQLVSEMKAEYFPPREDVILQNEAPTDFYILVSGSVELVEVPNGAEHGAEQVVGVAKSGEVIGEIGVLCYRPQLFTVRTRSLCQLLRMNRTAFLSIVQSNVGDGTIIMNNLIQLLKEQTDGVMVGVLKEIESMLARGRLDLPITLCFAVTRGDDHLLHQLLKRNLDPNESDQDGRTALHIAASKGNEQCVKLLLEYGADPNARDSEGKVPLWEAVYAKHDTVVHLLVKGGAELSSGDTSLYACIAVEENNIELLKQILKHVIDVNRPSKDGNIPLHRAVCDGNVEMVELLLRHGADIDKQDSNGWTPRALAEQQGHEEIQNLFRSVIAPRKYTSNGRVTPMLLGRFSSDPSMQKVIREDAEQQPSKVFPQRRKVSFHNSLFGVISSSHPRRETDHLLSRGLAATGGPSYPQVHHNPLIRVTISCPEKGNTAGKLVILPGSIKELLQLGAKKFDMMPTKVLTIEGAEVDEVELIRDGDHLVLASDDWVPDDTQIGGKN
- the LOC123070226 gene encoding potassium channel AKT1 isoform X1, with the translated sequence MSSRSGAARMRACGPWGEGGSGVVRDAHALEREMSRDGSHYSLSSGILPSLGARSNRRVKLRRFIISPYDRRYRLWETFLIVLVVYSAWVSPFEFGFIRIPTGGLAATDNAVNAIFAVDIILTFFVAYLDRLTYLLEDDPKRIAWRYATSWLVLDVASTIPSEIARRMLPSKLRSYGFFNMLRLWRLRRVSSLFARLEKDRHFNYFWVRCAKLICVTLFAVHCAACFYYLLADRYPDPKETWIGNTMPDFHSKGLWIRYVTSVYWSITTLTTVGYGDYHAENIREMIFNIFYMFFNLGLTAYLIGNMTNLVVHGTSRTRKYRDTIQAATSFALRNQLPPRLQDQMISHLSLKFRTDSEGLQQQETLDALPKAIRSSISQYLFLNLVQNIYLFQGVSNDLIFQLVSEMKAEYFPPREDVILQNEAPTDFYILVSGSVELVEVPNGAEHGAEQVVGVAKSGEVIGEIGVLCYRPQLFTVRTRSLCQLLRMNRTAFLSIVQSNVGDGTIIMNNLIQLLKEQTDGVMVGVLKEIESMLARGRLDLPITLCFAVTRGDDHLLHQLLKRNLDPNESDQDGRTALHIAASKGNEQCVKLLLEYGADPNARDSEGKVPLWEAVYAKHDTVVHLLVKGGAELSSGDTSLYACIAVEENNIELLKQILKHVIDVNRPSKDGNIPLHRAVCDGNVEMVELLLRHGADIDKQDSNGWTPRALAEQQGHEEIQNLFRSVIAPRKYTSNGRVTPMLLGRFSSDPSMQKVIREDAEQQPSKVFPQRRKVSFHNSLFGVISSSHPRRETDHLLSRGLAATGGPSYPQVHHNPLIRVTISCPEKGNTAGKLVILPGSIKELLQLGAKKFDMMPTKVLTIEGAEVDEVELIRDGDHLVLASDDWVPDDTQIGGKN